A region of Rhizobium indicum DNA encodes the following proteins:
- a CDS encoding VOC family protein, with translation MDKRLLDEDAVMQICFVTDDVQKSAAWFSELTGKPVPPEGKAAEPDEAQAIYNGKPAEVGCRIIMFKFGNIDVEFLQPGPEKSAWRDLLEEKGPGCHHIAFKTKNLTERNRYLEDKGHRLLQRGEFDGGHGRYAYYDTVPDLGVMIELLEFDSDKEVQPKQA, from the coding sequence ATGGACAAGCGTTTGCTTGATGAAGATGCCGTCATGCAGATCTGCTTCGTGACCGACGATGTGCAGAAATCCGCTGCCTGGTTCTCGGAACTGACCGGCAAGCCGGTTCCGCCGGAAGGCAAAGCCGCCGAGCCGGATGAGGCGCAGGCGATCTACAACGGCAAGCCCGCCGAGGTCGGCTGCCGCATCATCATGTTCAAGTTCGGCAACATCGACGTCGAGTTCCTGCAGCCCGGTCCGGAGAAAAGCGCCTGGCGCGATCTGCTGGAGGAGAAAGGCCCCGGTTGCCACCACATCGCCTTCAAGACGAAGAATCTCACCGAGCGAAACCGCTATCTGGAAGACAAGGGCCACCGCCTGCTCCAGCGTGGCGAATTCGACGGCGGCCACGGACGCTATGCCTATTACGACACAGTACCCGATCTGGGCGTCATGATCGAACTGCTGGAATTCGACAGCGACAAGGAAGTCCAGCCGAAGCAGGCCTGA
- the nadC gene encoding carboxylating nicotinate-nucleotide diphosphorylase: MPLQGVPEMSLVPLPRLIVEPLVRAALLEDLGLAGDITSASVIPRDHRSTVAMAARQPGVIAGLDAAELAFALVDPEIVMRRHLQDGEAVKPGDVIATIEGPSRGLLSAERTALNFLGHLSGIATVTAGIAAAIRGTKASVACTRKTTPGLRALEKYAVRAGGGMNHRFALYDAVLIKDNHVAIAGGVAEAIRRARAGVGHMVKIEVEVDTLNQLRDAMETGVDAVLLDNMTPDQLREAVAIVAGRAITEASGRVTPITAAAIAASGVDLISVGWLTHSAPVLDIGLDFVEAATATETSPRRIAQVL; encoded by the coding sequence ATGCCCTTGCAAGGAGTGCCTGAGATGAGCCTCGTTCCCCTTCCGCGCCTGATCGTCGAACCCTTGGTGCGGGCTGCCCTGCTCGAAGATCTGGGTCTTGCCGGTGACATCACCTCGGCCTCCGTCATCCCTCGCGATCACCGTTCGACGGTGGCGATGGCGGCCCGCCAGCCGGGCGTGATCGCCGGTCTCGATGCCGCCGAACTCGCCTTCGCCCTCGTCGATCCCGAGATCGTCATGCGCCGCCATCTCCAGGACGGCGAAGCAGTCAAGCCTGGCGACGTGATCGCTACCATCGAAGGCCCGTCGCGCGGCCTGCTGAGCGCCGAGCGCACCGCGCTGAACTTCCTCGGCCATCTCTCTGGTATCGCCACAGTGACGGCAGGGATCGCCGCCGCCATTCGCGGCACCAAGGCATCAGTTGCCTGCACGCGGAAGACGACGCCGGGGCTGAGGGCGCTGGAGAAATATGCCGTCCGGGCCGGCGGCGGCATGAACCACCGTTTCGCGCTTTATGACGCTGTGCTGATCAAGGATAATCACGTCGCCATCGCCGGCGGGGTCGCTGAAGCGATCCGCCGGGCGCGGGCAGGCGTCGGCCACATGGTGAAGATCGAGGTCGAAGTGGACACCCTCAATCAGCTGCGTGACGCGATGGAGACCGGCGTCGACGCCGTTCTGCTCGACAATATGACGCCGGATCAGCTGCGCGAGGCCGTCGCCATAGTCGCCGGCCGAGCCATCACCGAAGCGTCCGGCCGCGTAACGCCTATAACGGCTGCCGCAATCGCGGCTTCCGGTGTCGACCTCATTTCCGTCGGCTGGTTGACGCACAGCGCCCCGGTGCTGGATATCGGGCTCGATTTCGTCGAGGCCGCGACCGCAACGGAAACAAGCCCGAGACGGATTGCACAGGTGCTGTAA
- a CDS encoding L-aspartate oxidase, with product MTELLDHLAGRTVIVGSGLAGLMTALTLAPEPSVIITRAALGAETSSAWAQGGIAASMGADDSAALHLADTLAAGDGLCDPAIAASIIAEAPAAIVALEQAGVRFDRNTAGELSLGLEAAHNRRRIVHAEGDGSGTAIIAALIKAAMKTPTISVLEGFEARRIVMDGEQVAGLLCATANGAVILPTSKVVLATGGIGGLYDATTNPMGNFGQGIALAARAGAALADMEFVQFHPTALDSRRRPLALISEAVRGEGALLVNERGERFMARIPGAELAPRDVVARAISAEIARGGRVFLDARDALGSRFATRFPVISSLCGEAGIDLAKDLIPVRPAVHYHMGGVATDANGRSSVPGLWVAGEAASTGLHGANRLASNSLLEAAVMGMRAARDISGMPASGTGTISAGGLPAPTDASFVRPIVSRHLGVLRNAGAIHGAIAALLPLAEGNGPAADPAIVALLIAVFASLRMESRGAHARTDFPLKLANTNRRQMRLSDVLEIARATPPYALARSA from the coding sequence ATGACCGAGCTTCTCGACCATCTTGCCGGACGCACGGTGATCGTCGGCAGCGGGCTTGCCGGGCTGATGACCGCGCTCACATTGGCGCCTGAACCCTCCGTCATTATTACCCGCGCTGCCCTTGGCGCAGAGACGTCGAGCGCCTGGGCGCAGGGCGGCATCGCCGCCAGCATGGGCGCCGACGATAGCGCGGCACTGCATCTTGCCGATACGCTTGCCGCCGGCGACGGGCTCTGCGATCCGGCCATTGCCGCCAGCATCATCGCCGAGGCGCCGGCGGCGATCGTCGCGCTGGAGCAGGCCGGCGTTCGCTTCGACCGGAATACCGCCGGCGAACTCTCGCTCGGGCTGGAGGCGGCCCATAATCGCCGCCGCATCGTCCATGCTGAAGGCGACGGCTCGGGTACGGCGATCATCGCCGCGCTGATCAAGGCGGCAATGAAAACGCCAACTATATCAGTGCTCGAAGGCTTCGAGGCGCGGCGGATTGTGATGGATGGCGAGCAGGTCGCCGGCCTGCTCTGCGCGACCGCGAATGGCGCCGTCATTCTGCCGACATCGAAGGTGGTGCTCGCCACCGGCGGCATTGGCGGGCTTTACGACGCGACCACCAATCCGATGGGGAATTTCGGCCAGGGGATCGCGCTCGCGGCAAGAGCCGGTGCTGCGCTCGCCGATATGGAATTCGTCCAGTTCCATCCGACCGCACTCGATTCACGCCGCAGGCCGCTGGCGCTCATCAGCGAGGCGGTGCGCGGGGAAGGGGCTTTGCTCGTCAACGAGCGCGGCGAACGGTTCATGGCCCGCATTCCAGGTGCCGAACTTGCACCGCGCGACGTGGTGGCGCGGGCGATCAGCGCCGAAATCGCCCGTGGCGGCAGGGTCTTCCTCGACGCTCGCGATGCTCTCGGCAGCCGCTTTGCCACGCGCTTTCCTGTCATCTCGAGCCTTTGTGGCGAGGCCGGCATCGATCTGGCGAAAGACCTCATTCCGGTGCGCCCGGCCGTTCACTATCACATGGGCGGCGTGGCCACGGATGCAAATGGCCGCAGTTCGGTTCCCGGTCTCTGGGTCGCCGGAGAGGCGGCCTCGACCGGCCTGCACGGCGCAAACCGGCTTGCCAGCAATTCGCTGCTGGAAGCGGCCGTCATGGGCATGCGGGCGGCGCGCGACATTTCAGGCATGCCGGCGAGTGGTACCGGCACCATCTCCGCCGGGGGTCTCCCGGCGCCGACCGATGCGTCATTCGTGCGGCCGATCGTCTCGCGCCATCTCGGCGTGCTGCGCAATGCCGGCGCCATTCATGGCGCGATCGCCGCCCTGCTGCCGCTTGCCGAAGGCAACGGCCCTGCCGCCGATCCGGCCATCGTTGCGCTACTGATTGCCGTCTTTGCCAGCCTGCGGATGGAATCGCGCGGCGCCCATGCCCGCACCGATTTTCCGCTGAAGCTCGCCAACACCAACCGTCGGCAGATGCGCCTTTCCGACGTTCTGGAGATCGCCCGCGCGACACCGCCCTATGCCCTTGCAAGGAGTGCCTGA